A genome region from Flammeovirga agarivorans includes the following:
- a CDS encoding PepSY domain-containing protein, translating into MKNNTSKWMRIIHRYLGFFLAGIMAVYALSGVILIFRDTDFLKREIQYEKTVAPQLKKEELGKALSIRRLKVEKQEGDIMYFRNGTYNASTGEAKYSSKKLPFFIDKMTHMHKATSKSPLYFLNIFFGVSLLFFVVSTFFMFAPKTKIFKKGLYYTAGGIVLTIVVLFYE; encoded by the coding sequence ATGAAAAATAATACATCAAAGTGGATGAGAATTATTCATCGCTACCTTGGTTTTTTTCTTGCAGGTATTATGGCTGTCTATGCACTAAGCGGTGTGATTCTTATTTTTAGAGATACTGATTTTCTTAAAAGAGAGATTCAATATGAAAAAACTGTAGCTCCTCAACTTAAGAAAGAGGAATTAGGGAAAGCCTTATCGATACGTCGACTAAAAGTAGAAAAACAGGAAGGTGATATTATGTACTTTAGGAATGGTACTTATAATGCATCTACCGGAGAGGCTAAATATTCATCTAAGAAATTACCCTTCTTTATAGATAAGATGACACACATGCACAAAGCTACATCTAAATCACCTTTATACTTTTTAAACATCTTTTTTGGCGTATCCTTACTTTTCTTTGTGGTCTCAACATTTTTCATGTTCGCACCAAAAACAAAGATCTTTAAGAAAGGACTATATTATACTGCAGGTGGGATAGTATTAACTATTGTCGTCCTGTTTTATGAATAA
- a CDS encoding LacI family DNA-binding transcriptional regulator → MDKKVNLKSLSNDLNISVGTISRVLNGKAKEYRISEKTIKIVTEYAEKMGYQPNRVAQSLRVSKTFTVGLLVPDIANPFFSTMAKFIEKQASALDYSILLMDSDEDFEKEKKAIDQLKSRNVDGIILCPTSEDISYYEKVVDKSCPIVFIDRYLNTSKIPFITSDNYGGTFIATQYLINKGHRNITLLQGKQSEPIKMRVRGFLDALKKNKLSEAQENITGHSFDIEEASKTFIDLWERNPTFTAVIALSNTIGLGVLKAAKSLQLDIPGDISLIVFDEHEYSDFINPALTTVKQDKESMGKSAFEMLYKLIQEEDQPNNDFIMTTLVERKSVKKLFI, encoded by the coding sequence GTGGATAAAAAAGTAAATCTAAAGTCATTATCAAACGACTTAAATATATCAGTAGGAACAATCTCAAGAGTTTTAAACGGTAAGGCAAAAGAGTATAGAATTAGTGAAAAGACGATCAAAATCGTTACTGAATATGCTGAGAAAATGGGTTATCAACCCAATAGAGTTGCCCAAAGTTTAAGGGTATCTAAGACTTTTACTGTTGGTTTATTAGTTCCCGATATTGCCAATCCATTCTTTAGTACTATGGCTAAATTCATTGAAAAACAAGCCTCAGCCCTAGATTATTCCATCCTCTTGATGGATTCAGATGAAGATTTCGAAAAAGAGAAAAAAGCAATTGATCAATTAAAATCTAGAAATGTTGACGGAATCATTCTTTGCCCTACAAGCGAAGATATTTCTTATTATGAAAAGGTTGTTGACAAATCTTGTCCTATAGTTTTTATTGATAGATATCTGAATACAAGTAAAATACCTTTTATTACATCAGATAATTATGGAGGGACTTTTATTGCTACTCAATACCTGATTAATAAAGGACATAGAAATATTACTCTCTTACAAGGAAAACAAAGTGAACCCATTAAGATGAGAGTGAGAGGATTCTTGGATGCTTTAAAAAAAAATAAACTCTCAGAAGCTCAGGAAAACATTACTGGACATTCTTTTGATATCGAGGAAGCTTCCAAAACATTCATAGATTTATGGGAGAGAAACCCGACTTTCACTGCCGTAATAGCCTTAAGTAATACAATTGGTTTGGGTGTATTAAAGGCTGCTAAGTCATTACAATTAGATATTCCGGGAGATATATCACTCATTGTATTTGATGAACATGAATATTCAGATTTTATCAACCCAGCGCTAACAACTGTCAAACAGGATAAAGAAAGTATGGGTAAATCAGCCTTTGAAATGTTATATAAATTAATTCAAGAGGAAGATCAGCCAAATAATGATTTTATTATGACGACCTTAGTTGAAAGGAAAAGTGTTAAAAAACTTTTTATTTAG
- the rbsK gene encoding ribokinase produces MKKKIIVIGSSNTDLVARSNRLPRAGETIIGSQFFQNQGGKGANQAVACAKLGGETTFIACVGKDDFGKVAKESYKKVGINTDYISSSDQPTGVAMINVDDHGENCIVVVPGANNDLDINRIDKVSHLFSKDTIVLLQLEVPIKTIEHSIEVAHQKGAMVIVNPAPAQALSDEVLSKVNYITPNETELTLLTGVEINNEEGLKEAVEKLHQKGIENVIVTLGSKGCYVSSKELKGYYEAQKVKAVDTTAAGDVFNGAFTAHLAENYPLSACIEFGTRAATFSVTKAGAQASIPSLEELNN; encoded by the coding sequence ATGAAAAAGAAAATTATTGTAATAGGTAGTTCTAATACTGATCTTGTTGCGCGAAGCAATAGATTACCAAGAGCAGGCGAAACGATTATTGGTTCACAATTTTTCCAAAATCAGGGGGGAAAAGGAGCAAACCAAGCTGTTGCTTGTGCCAAGTTAGGAGGAGAAACCACATTTATTGCTTGTGTAGGTAAAGATGATTTTGGTAAAGTGGCCAAGGAATCTTACAAAAAAGTAGGAATCAATACTGATTATATATCTTCATCTGATCAACCTACTGGAGTAGCGATGATTAATGTAGATGATCATGGAGAAAATTGTATTGTGGTGGTTCCTGGTGCGAACAATGACTTAGATATCAATCGTATTGATAAAGTAAGTCACCTTTTTAGTAAAGACACCATTGTTTTACTTCAACTAGAAGTGCCTATCAAAACCATTGAACACAGTATTGAAGTAGCTCATCAGAAAGGTGCTATGGTTATAGTAAACCCGGCACCTGCCCAAGCATTAAGTGATGAGGTTTTATCAAAAGTAAATTATATCACCCCAAATGAGACTGAATTGACTCTTTTAACTGGAGTAGAAATTAATAACGAAGAAGGATTAAAGGAAGCAGTTGAGAAATTACATCAAAAAGGGATTGAAAATGTGATTGTCACACTCGGTAGTAAAGGGTGTTATGTGTCATCAAAAGAGTTGAAAGGCTATTACGAAGCACAAAAAGTAAAAGCGGTAGATACCACAGCTGCAGGTGATGTTTTTAACGGTGCTTTCACAGCACACCTTGCAGAAAATTATCCTTTGTCAGCTTGTATTGAATTTGGAACAAGAGCAGCAACATTTTCAGTAACGAAAGCAGGTGCTCAGGCATCTATTCCATCACTAGAAGAACTTAATAATTAA
- a CDS encoding GRP family sugar transporter has product MFIVESYSLAVMLCFVTMICWGSWANTQKLASQKWSFQLYYWDYSIGVILLSLLMAFTLGSSGELGRGFIDDITQAESAALFNAFLGGVIFNIANLLLVIAIDITGMAVAFPVGIGLALVIGVIDNYLKDPSANQYIIFIGVVLIITAIILNALAYSKLPNKQSGSKKGIIIALIAGVSMGFFYGFVAESMSLNFEQPETGKLTPYSALFIFSIGLFISNFVFNTINMYQPISGEKTSYKEYFSMGTPKLHFIGILGGMIWGLGMGLNILASEKASPAVSYGLGQGATMVAAFWGVYIWKEFKTAPKGTNKILNLMFLLFIVGLGLIVYSKL; this is encoded by the coding sequence ATGTTTATAGTTGAAAGTTACTCTTTAGCAGTAATGCTATGTTTCGTGACCATGATATGTTGGGGATCGTGGGCGAATACACAAAAACTAGCTTCCCAAAAATGGAGCTTCCAATTGTATTATTGGGATTATTCAATTGGAGTTATCCTATTGTCTTTATTAATGGCTTTTACTTTAGGTTCAAGTGGAGAATTAGGGAGAGGATTTATTGATGATATAACTCAAGCTGAATCTGCTGCTTTATTCAATGCATTCTTAGGAGGTGTTATTTTTAATATTGCCAACTTGTTATTAGTTATCGCCATTGATATTACAGGAATGGCTGTGGCTTTTCCTGTAGGAATTGGCCTTGCTCTAGTAATAGGTGTGATCGATAATTACCTAAAAGATCCAAGTGCCAACCAATACATTATTTTTATAGGTGTTGTACTGATTATCACTGCAATTATTCTTAATGCATTGGCATATAGTAAATTACCGAATAAACAAAGTGGTAGCAAAAAAGGAATTATTATCGCTTTAATAGCTGGGGTTTCTATGGGCTTCTTCTATGGTTTTGTAGCGGAATCGATGAGCCTAAACTTTGAACAGCCTGAGACAGGAAAACTGACTCCATATTCGGCGCTATTTATTTTCTCTATTGGATTGTTTATCTCAAACTTCGTGTTTAATACGATAAATATGTATCAACCAATTTCAGGAGAGAAAACTTCTTACAAAGAGTACTTTTCAATGGGAACACCAAAGTTACACTTTATAGGCATTCTTGGAGGTATGATATGGGGTTTAGGCATGGGATTAAACATTTTAGCTTCCGAAAAAGCAAGCCCTGCAGTATCTTATGGATTAGGGCAGGGAGCTACCATGGTGGCCGCGTTTTGGGGTGTCTATATTTGGAAGGAATTTAAAACTGCACCAAAAGGAACAAATAAAATATTAAATCTAATGTTTCTGCTTTTTATAGTAGGCTTAGGCTTGATTGTGTATTCAAAACTATAA
- a CDS encoding ADP-ribosylglycohydrolase family protein has translation MKRIVKYLPIVASVMVFSSCSTKENHKEVIKDPKLNYHTSYTPKESDLKISRSEYKDKLYGFWLGQCIGNWTGLVTEMDKIGNIGEIKTGDFYTRDDWGKPDQPSIWGQGVPSDLSETIDFVFKDEDEIWGADDDTDIEYIYQHLLYTLGKTMLSGEDIRKGWMEHIHKEEENYLWVSNQQAFDLMYDGVIPPATGDPKNNEHYNMIDAQLTTEIFGFFAPSRPDIALKMAELPIQTTAREDAQIISEFYVKMYSLASKVDQKLPLKQQVLWMAKEASKDMPKDTYVFKMYEYVKSEYDKGTKWEEVRDGLYEKYQVNQEDGYNVTSQELYCNGCFAAGINYGASLVSLFYGEGDLKETIKIGSLAGWDSDNPTATWAGMIGFMIGKEGVEQAFNRKFSDRFDIHRTRKGFTFENDSVDNFNNMSKIGMFIVDRVVQEQMKGGVDLENDLWYIPQ, from the coding sequence ATGAAAAGAATAGTAAAGTATCTTCCGATTGTTGCTTCTGTGATGGTATTTTCATCATGTTCAACAAAAGAGAATCATAAAGAGGTGATCAAGGATCCCAAATTAAATTATCATACTTCCTATACACCAAAAGAAAGTGACTTAAAGATCTCAAGATCGGAGTATAAGGATAAACTCTATGGTTTCTGGCTAGGACAATGTATTGGTAATTGGACTGGTTTAGTGACTGAGATGGATAAGATTGGAAATATCGGAGAAATTAAAACGGGTGATTTTTATACCAGAGATGATTGGGGAAAACCAGACCAACCTTCTATTTGGGGGCAAGGGGTACCTAGTGATTTGTCCGAAACAATTGATTTTGTTTTTAAAGATGAGGATGAGATATGGGGAGCAGATGATGATACAGATATTGAATATATTTACCAACATTTACTGTATACATTAGGGAAAACAATGCTATCGGGAGAGGATATTCGTAAAGGATGGATGGAACATATTCATAAAGAAGAAGAAAACTATTTATGGGTGTCGAACCAACAAGCTTTTGACCTAATGTATGATGGGGTAATTCCTCCAGCAACAGGAGATCCTAAAAACAATGAGCATTACAATATGATTGATGCTCAATTAACTACTGAAATTTTTGGTTTCTTTGCTCCATCAAGGCCAGATATTGCACTTAAAATGGCTGAGCTTCCGATACAAACTACAGCGAGAGAGGATGCACAGATTATTTCAGAATTTTATGTAAAAATGTATTCTTTAGCTTCTAAAGTAGATCAGAAGTTACCCTTGAAGCAACAAGTGCTTTGGATGGCTAAAGAGGCCAGCAAAGATATGCCAAAAGATACCTACGTTTTTAAAATGTATGAGTATGTAAAAAGCGAATATGATAAAGGTACAAAGTGGGAAGAAGTTCGAGACGGCCTTTATGAAAAATACCAAGTCAATCAAGAAGATGGTTATAATGTAACGTCACAGGAATTATACTGTAATGGTTGCTTTGCTGCTGGTATTAATTATGGAGCCAGTTTAGTTAGCTTGTTTTATGGTGAAGGTGATCTAAAAGAAACCATTAAAATTGGTAGCCTTGCAGGATGGGATTCTGATAATCCTACAGCCACATGGGCTGGTATGATTGGGTTTATGATTGGCAAAGAAGGTGTTGAACAAGCATTCAATCGTAAATTCTCAGACCGTTTTGATATTCATAGAACAAGAAAAGGATTTACCTTCGAGAATGATTCTGTAGATAACTTTAATAATATGTCCAAGATTGGAATGTTTATCGTTGACCGAGTAGTTCAAGAACAGATGAAAGGTGGTGTAGATTTAGAGAATGATCTTTGGTATATACCTCAATAA
- a CDS encoding putative zinc-binding metallopeptidase — protein MKNLPQFLILLLLPLLQVHAQKKEIGKTLAVWEINNGSIKLDKGTVEDNKAKVYWEYMKKVLPNEFLAQYVVAFRLYTDGKEEDLGGMNPLDESNKNWQIELDYIDNDLTSNDPSMLEDMDHTIIHEFGHLLSLNIQQVEPTEDKYQDDERGYLTTEGYAKKDSYLGLYVAEFWKGDLLLEWDEIAMKGSRRRQKFLLGFYDNYQDQFINDYAVESPEEDFAESWSYFILNEKNEATSIKDKKINFFYQFPDLVAYRTEMRQHLKSLNMDD, from the coding sequence ATGAAAAATCTACCTCAATTTTTAATATTACTTTTATTACCTCTTCTTCAGGTACATGCTCAGAAAAAAGAAATTGGAAAAACATTAGCGGTTTGGGAAATAAATAATGGCTCTATCAAATTAGATAAAGGAACAGTTGAAGATAATAAAGCAAAGGTGTACTGGGAGTATATGAAAAAGGTTTTACCCAATGAATTTTTGGCTCAATATGTTGTAGCATTTCGTTTATATACTGATGGGAAAGAAGAGGATTTAGGAGGGATGAATCCATTAGATGAATCGAATAAAAATTGGCAAATAGAATTAGATTATATAGATAATGACTTAACAAGTAATGATCCATCTATGTTGGAAGATATGGATCATACTATAATCCATGAGTTTGGACATTTATTATCTTTGAATATTCAGCAGGTAGAACCAACGGAGGATAAATATCAAGATGACGAAAGAGGTTATTTAACAACAGAAGGTTATGCCAAAAAAGACAGTTATCTTGGTTTATATGTTGCTGAATTTTGGAAAGGTGATTTACTCTTGGAATGGGATGAAATAGCGATGAAAGGATCCCGAAGAAGACAAAAATTTTTATTAGGCTTTTATGATAATTACCAAGATCAGTTTATCAATGACTATGCTGTAGAATCGCCGGAGGAAGACTTTGCAGAATCTTGGTCTTATTTTATTTTGAATGAAAAAAATGAAGCCACTTCCATCAAAGATAAAAAGATAAATTTCTTTTATCAATTTCCCGATTTAGTGGCTTACAGAACTGAGATGAGACAACATTTAAAGTCCCTCAATATGGATGATTAA
- a CDS encoding MORN repeat-containing protein, with protein MKKILIIIPLCFILSIISLYVSEHIDQLHIKIKTLEKEDLEYKVLTLKTTADSLLIAHQYDTALSLYHKVDSIYQSDSYTENALRFIEDQKVPFEKINELEKRYYTNQKYIYRLKQNQVELFDSINVYKTTNHLLTSDKGKLELDLQKNKKTIKNLQKELVSQNKDIERLDIQNYDGAEIKYIGEVFNGNAHGFGYAVFEKTGFYEGLWENNRRNGQGVYTWENGDRFEGNYKAGIRDGFGVYFFKSGERYEGFWSNNLREGFGVLFNDKNEVIFEGIWKKDKPKNKKLTK; from the coding sequence ATGAAAAAGATACTAATTATCATCCCGTTATGTTTTATTCTATCCATTATTTCTCTTTATGTTTCTGAGCATATAGATCAACTGCATATCAAAATAAAGACACTAGAAAAAGAGGATCTTGAATATAAAGTACTCACTTTAAAAACCACTGCAGATTCATTATTGATTGCTCATCAATACGATACTGCTCTATCATTGTATCATAAAGTCGATAGCATTTATCAATCGGATAGTTATACAGAAAATGCATTGCGTTTCATCGAAGACCAAAAAGTACCTTTCGAAAAAATCAATGAGCTTGAAAAACGGTATTACACCAACCAAAAATATATCTATCGACTAAAGCAAAATCAAGTGGAATTATTTGATAGTATTAATGTGTATAAAACTACAAATCACCTACTCACATCGGATAAAGGAAAACTTGAGCTTGACCTTCAAAAGAATAAGAAAACTATTAAAAACCTTCAGAAAGAATTAGTCTCTCAAAATAAAGACATTGAAAGACTCGATATTCAAAATTATGATGGAGCTGAGATTAAATACATTGGTGAGGTATTTAATGGGAATGCTCATGGTTTTGGGTATGCGGTTTTTGAAAAAACAGGTTTCTATGAAGGACTTTGGGAAAACAATAGAAGAAATGGACAAGGTGTTTATACCTGGGAAAATGGTGACCGCTTTGAAGGAAATTATAAAGCTGGTATAAGAGACGGTTTTGGCGTCTATTTTTTCAAAAGTGGAGAAAGATATGAAGGGTTCTGGAGTAATAATTTAAGAGAAGGTTTTGGTGTTTTATTTAATGATAAAAACGAAGTAATATTTGAGGGCATCTGGAAAAAAGATAAACCGAAAAATAAGAAACTCACTAAATAG
- a CDS encoding DUF2490 domain-containing protein codes for MLKKLPRFILILISLLSTIYTYGQDAPESSLEETGIWTGAYIKVRFSEKLGYYGEHHYRVRNDLDDVNSFYGRPRQIYNRAGLNIFFNDYFEAVIGPTMVVNFSPEPGSDQYEPYTIEHRIWHQWLLKMPMMGRVKIYHQFRFEHRWKRDNNIGAEHDYTNRYRYKMFAYIPINKKKIEKNTLYFSPSFEIFMHSGASIAYNPFEDFRTYNGFGYVLNNQITFFAGHMWTLGQKSSGYQYKESHILRFNIFIGLDTRKNSNKMPKINLGY; via the coding sequence ATGCTAAAAAAACTACCAAGATTCATTCTAATTTTAATTAGTTTATTATCTACAATTTATACGTATGGACAAGATGCCCCAGAGTCTAGTTTAGAGGAAACTGGAATATGGACGGGTGCATACATTAAAGTCAGGTTTTCTGAGAAACTTGGTTACTATGGTGAGCATCATTATAGGGTGAGAAATGATCTTGATGATGTTAATTCATTCTATGGTAGACCAAGACAAATCTACAATAGAGCAGGTCTTAATATTTTCTTTAATGATTATTTTGAGGCTGTAATTGGACCTACTATGGTGGTGAATTTTTCTCCGGAACCTGGTAGTGACCAATATGAACCATATACTATTGAACATAGAATCTGGCACCAATGGCTCTTAAAAATGCCTATGATGGGTAGAGTAAAAATCTATCATCAATTTAGATTTGAACACCGTTGGAAAAGAGATAATAATATCGGTGCAGAGCATGATTATACCAATAGATATAGGTATAAGATGTTTGCCTACATTCCAATCAATAAAAAGAAGATAGAAAAGAATACACTTTATTTCTCCCCTAGTTTCGAAATCTTTATGCATTCTGGGGCTTCGATTGCCTATAATCCATTTGAAGACTTTAGAACATACAATGGGTTTGGTTACGTCCTAAACAACCAAATCACATTCTTTGCAGGTCATATGTGGACGTTAGGACAAAAGAGTTCTGGATACCAATATAAAGAATCTCACATTCTTAGGTTCAATATCTTTATTGGTCTAGATACTAGAAAAAACAGTAACAAAATGCCTAAAATTAACCTTGGATATTAA
- a CDS encoding MFS transporter: MTQNTTFKKDILYWRFSAYGFLKNLRFFDPFMIIYLSGIGVSYTQIGVLYGIRKLVAFFLEVPTGILADKMGRKQSLSLAFLAYIISFLIIYLYPNFYLLILSFTFFGLAETLRSGTHKAIILSYLEIKGWEDQKADYFGHTRGWAQMGSAISSLVAGVLVFNTEHFNNIFLFSIVPYVINFFNIITYPKELNTGKASKKKKTESFNSEMLTALKNPHLIKVIGNSTTLASFLGAVKDFIQPIMATFALSLVFIKDIGSEHQRIGIVVGVLYFIIYFLNSTTSINAKKITKGFSDQPSYITVTLIAGLVVGICSGIFYEFNFVVLSLISFSLLYIIDSLRKPFIFSYIMDDTPSDMTTTFLSIQSFVSTIATAVLSFLFGYLADHFSIGEALVIVGIMLLVLYLTVLMFYHKNKKKS, encoded by the coding sequence ATGACCCAAAATACTACGTTTAAGAAAGATATTCTTTATTGGAGATTTTCTGCTTATGGTTTTCTTAAGAATCTCAGGTTTTTTGACCCTTTTATGATTATCTATCTCTCCGGAATAGGGGTGAGTTATACTCAGATTGGAGTGTTATACGGTATTCGAAAGTTAGTGGCATTTTTCTTAGAAGTACCTACAGGGATTTTAGCGGACAAAATGGGAAGGAAGCAGTCATTGTCATTAGCTTTTTTAGCTTACATTATCTCTTTTCTTATCATCTACCTTTACCCTAATTTCTATCTTCTGATCTTATCATTTACCTTTTTTGGTTTGGCAGAAACATTAAGAAGTGGTACACATAAGGCGATTATCCTATCATATTTAGAAATTAAAGGATGGGAAGATCAAAAGGCAGATTATTTTGGACATACAAGAGGTTGGGCTCAAATGGGGAGTGCTATCTCATCTTTGGTGGCAGGGGTGTTGGTTTTCAATACAGAGCATTTCAATAACATCTTTCTATTTTCCATTGTACCATATGTCATCAACTTCTTTAATATCATTACCTACCCAAAAGAATTGAATACAGGAAAAGCATCTAAGAAAAAGAAAACAGAAAGTTTTAATTCAGAAATGTTGACTGCGTTAAAAAATCCACACTTAATAAAGGTTATAGGGAATTCTACAACATTGGCTTCATTTCTTGGTGCAGTAAAAGATTTTATCCAACCAATAATGGCCACGTTTGCTTTGTCTTTAGTCTTTATTAAAGACATAGGTTCAGAGCATCAAAGGATAGGTATAGTCGTGGGGGTACTTTATTTTATTATCTATTTTCTGAATTCAACAACATCGATTAATGCGAAAAAAATTACAAAGGGCTTTAGTGATCAACCTTCTTATATTACAGTTACATTAATTGCAGGCTTGGTGGTAGGGATCTGTTCTGGTATCTTTTATGAATTCAATTTTGTGGTATTGTCACTAATTTCTTTTTCTCTTCTTTATATCATAGATAGTTTAAGAAAACCATTTATTTTTTCTTATATCATGGATGATACACCTTCTGATATGACTACTACCTTTTTATCTATTCAATCTTTTGTTAGTACCATTGCTACCGCTGTACTTTCATTTTTGTTTGGGTATTTGGCAGACCATTTTTCTATTGGAGAGGCATTAGTGATCGTAGGAATAATGCTTTTAGTGTTATACCTCACAGTACTGATGTTTTATCACAAAAATAAGAAGAAGAGTTAG
- a CDS encoding sporulation protein: MSFFKKALASVGIGSLKVDTIFDKEQVHAGEQITGKVYLKSGNVDQNINKIEIRLYAHVYIKDEDTENNRAHQEIELWRYAIADSFTIKKEVDEVFEFDLKLPNDVPVSFGDSKVYMKTLVDIDNAIDKSDRDDLLIAPHPLQEQCMHAFEELGLYLAETECERAGYGIPTELPVVQELEFKPNGGHFRGKIDELEVMFIAAEDKLYVLLEIDKRGNWLQEMAGYDERNFKLVLHMSKHYSQQKLVEMFYQIITENI; this comes from the coding sequence ATGTCATTTTTTAAGAAAGCTCTTGCCAGTGTAGGAATTGGGAGTTTAAAAGTCGATACCATTTTTGATAAAGAACAAGTTCACGCCGGAGAACAGATAACAGGTAAAGTGTACTTGAAATCTGGAAATGTAGACCAGAATATCAATAAAATTGAAATTAGATTATATGCTCATGTTTATATCAAAGATGAGGATACTGAGAATAATAGAGCACATCAAGAAATTGAGCTATGGCGTTATGCTATCGCAGACTCATTTACCATCAAAAAAGAGGTCGATGAGGTGTTTGAATTTGATTTGAAGTTACCAAATGATGTACCCGTTTCTTTTGGTGATTCTAAAGTATACATGAAAACATTAGTTGATATCGATAATGCCATTGATAAATCTGACCGTGATGATTTATTAATAGCTCCTCATCCGTTGCAGGAGCAATGTATGCATGCATTTGAGGAATTAGGTTTGTACTTAGCAGAGACCGAATGCGAAAGAGCAGGCTATGGAATTCCTACTGAACTTCCTGTCGTCCAAGAGTTGGAGTTTAAGCCTAATGGAGGTCATTTCAGAGGAAAAATTGACGAACTGGAAGTGATGTTTATTGCCGCTGAAGATAAATTATATGTATTATTAGAAATAGACAAAAGAGGGAATTGGTTGCAAGAAATGGCTGGCTATGATGAAAGGAACTTTAAATTGGTTTTACATATGTCCAAACATTATTCACAACAAAAACTTGTCGAGATGTTTTATCAAATAATTACAGAGAATATTTAG
- a CDS encoding glycoside hydrolase family 53 protein, whose amino-acid sequence MKAIKNIYLIYLLLFSLLVSCKDSTENEVEEEETTNKISAVDISNYPEIELTNPVFYNEEGTEINFLSYLSDHGVNTVRLRLWVDPVSNHSTFDEVQRFSQELKGMGFKIWLTVHYSDTWADPGHQETPERWKNLSYEALKDSVYEYTSSIVNTMSPEYIQVGNEINTGILHPIGTLQNMEQFKGLLKSGIKAVRDQNTNTKIILHYAGIEGSDWFFNEMYGLDYDIIGLSYYPLWHGKSLSNLSSTLSSLASSYDKDVLVAETAYAFTLGWNDWTNNIIGSDDQLITPDYPSSAEGQKAFIKEIRTLSTAKEYTLGFCYWGAELIAWKGTEATDGSSWENQALFDFDNKALPVIEEFKIK is encoded by the coding sequence ATGAAAGCTATTAAAAATATATACTTAATTTACCTACTCCTCTTTTCTTTACTTGTATCATGTAAAGATAGTACTGAAAATGAAGTCGAAGAGGAAGAGACAACAAACAAAATTTCAGCTGTTGATATTTCAAATTACCCTGAAATTGAACTGACCAACCCTGTATTTTATAATGAAGAGGGCACTGAAATTAACTTCTTATCTTACTTAAGTGATCATGGAGTAAACACAGTGCGTTTAAGATTGTGGGTTGATCCTGTTTCTAATCATTCTACTTTTGATGAAGTACAACGTTTTTCTCAAGAGTTAAAAGGAATGGGTTTTAAAATATGGTTGACAGTACATTACTCTGATACTTGGGCTGACCCTGGACATCAGGAAACTCCAGAACGTTGGAAAAACCTGTCTTACGAAGCATTAAAAGACAGTGTTTATGAATATACTTCTTCCATTGTAAATACAATGTCACCAGAGTACATTCAAGTTGGTAATGAAATCAATACTGGAATATTACATCCAATAGGCACCCTTCAAAATATGGAACAGTTCAAAGGATTACTGAAATCGGGAATCAAAGCTGTTCGAGACCAAAATACCAATACCAAAATTATTTTACATTACGCAGGTATAGAAGGATCCGACTGGTTTTTTAATGAGATGTATGGACTTGATTACGATATCATTGGTTTATCATATTATCCATTATGGCATGGAAAGTCATTATCCAACCTTAGTTCAACCTTATCAAGTTTAGCCTCATCTTATGATAAAGATGTTCTGGTGGCTGAGACCGCTTATGCATTTACTTTAGGTTGGAATGATTGGACGAATAATATTATTGGTAGTGATGACCAATTGATTACACCGGATTACCCTTCAAGTGCGGAAGGTCAAAAGGCTTTTATAAAAGAAATCAGAACGCTTTCTACAGCTAAAGAATATACTTTAGGTTTTTGTTACTGGGGAGCAGAATTAATTGCTTGGAAAGGTACAGAAGCTACTGATGGTTCTTCTTGGGAAAACCAGGCGTTGTTTGATTTTGATAATAAGGCCTTACCTGTAATTGAAGAATTTAAAATTAAATAA